A window from Littorina saxatilis isolate snail1 linkage group LG9, US_GU_Lsax_2.0, whole genome shotgun sequence encodes these proteins:
- the LOC138976640 gene encoding histone-lysine N-methyltransferase SETD1B-A-like codes for MEYDRRHHHSNVNGVHRPPPPDMHQQPSDKKRRNYKLIVDPTIHSYKGNAKVYRFDGINPDGHVIDARDPRPRYQRIWCRRQAADLPVPQFKYDHNYVGTPPPKEVTFTNLNDNINRDFLENMCKSFGTIEEVRIYYNPRSKKHLGIGKVLYSSSKAAKTCVEKLNRTSKMGNIMNVFVDTFGKERSKLIEEKTTERPKLDVAGPSKRERSNSYKKAFSTEAYDPGDNDFEYNGGSSAGNSAGNSASGKFGYTHSESGYTSHSGDMGHSSDMYSAGTPFSQTFTPGSMYGEMHGQGFTPASDTYSLHHQPHHSHHHHHSQPHQTSSRYDMPPPSTPHPPPQFNNSFVNFDPQVPPPPLPAEPLPPIATPSSHYQSTPQQPIATPDHYHHDRGRGSSTSSSSREDGDRHRSRHYDRDYDYDRDHERDRDRDRDRERERGRDRDRDRDRDRKRDSRDSRERDHSRDSKRSRDRGRDSDRLDNGDRQPPAPPPPAPKPLEKVVRPPTPEPEPEEKPRFMSLESRIQSLLMGGVVEEEDTSHSSRSQELAQATPGTPHTPSTPSDARLQQNNDSSRLGFNGRDTTWAQTPNTSTFDTSQQQSTSAAPASVKEEGSGSDMDVDDDDDRMSLSSISSGEEKLQVNPAVSSNLNSSGMGMGQYPPNLNSWQYPQAPGLFPFNSFGNPYSNAAFQNGLVDQTAQLEADLMQQEEESRQQDHKFAIVLNGFVKELKDVMQKDLCKKMVQSSAFKAFESWWDGEEQKVKLPIKPAAPTEKTAEKPAKPSKPAVSGMEGMSSAIASLFESRHPWTKDGGLENSYGFGGFSGGGLLGIRGGMPRLPSFKKKFRPPSPSGEESRTREEKEKTEEAGDDASDRDEDKDKSLNVSAGSRRVIYSSDSDEESDDDKEASAAEDEEDEDEESEEDSDEEDDEEEEESGVSVADSSEEEEEEDEEEVEAEDKEEEDELGAKKKSHDVKVSEDNESSESESEDDEKEEAEAKKKGEDKSDSSKEESEDIDIEADSDSEDKELSSPKSSPIAKNNEAKPEAKTSSDSAATSTSPRQALSPITEEKEEEDMVVDKDKAADKKVEEKKSKDEENANVDVEESEEGEITSSTEQDADKSASEAERKVDLPEEKEEGEIKDDEKKEEEVEKPEEKSQAPPSPVPTTPTKPKGKGRRGRKKSVQSPQPPSELSAATDGNTDTEQSLVSKDATEEETSEMDVEAKEGVTESSAQEEEDARPYVNPAIMEHDYSAAPIKRKIVPMDDQDSELTDSADESAMDLYQDVWIEHNYCLPIPKDNVTPVSLVTGKKPVPVSDSSPPKTPKSKKSKKAEAEAAKAAAEESTPEAPAKKGKGKKEGKGQGHAKKETLKDITNKGSRELASLMSEDHVPKSPITFEQRTLQEEGQVFFDIYSKGIDDEDIRYLKRTYDELMQSEDPMFYWLNDILWVDHPFTNIPDPPRKRRKVDDSYQNRIRRTGSARTDGYFKLTLEEKARYLIQARNVYQAAETLNEQEAVEDTKKKAQTSREVRSETRRLQSTFSEYLDMGDLFKFNQLKTRKKLLRFAKSGIHDWGLFALEPILADEMVIEYVGISVRQSVADLREKQYEQSGIGSSYLFRVDHETIIDATMHGNLARFINHSCSPNCYAKIITMESQKKIVIYSKRDIDVNEEITYDYKFPIEDQKIPCLCGTPSCRGTLN; via the exons gtgttGTACTCGTCATCTAAAGCTGCCAAGACATGTGTAGAGAAACTCAACAGAACGTCCAAAATGGGCAACATCATGAATGTCTTCGTCGACACCTTTG GCAAAGAGCGAAGCAAGCTGATAGAAGAGAAGACAACGGAGCGCCCCAAGTTGGACGTGGCGGGCCCGTCAAAGCGAGAAAGAAGCAACAGCTACAAGAAGGCCTTCAGCACAGAGGCCTACGATCCGGGGGACAACGACTTTGAGTACAACGGTGGCAGCTCTGCTGGTAACTCTGCTGGCAACTCGGCCAGTGGGAAGTTTGGCTACACTCACTCTGAGAGTGGCTACACCAGTCACTCTGGGGACATGGGTCACAGCAGTGACATGTATTCAGCGGGTACCCCGTTCAGTCAGACTTTCACGCCAGGCAGCATGTACGGTGAGATGCACGGTCAGGGCTTCACGCCCGCCAGCGACACCTACAGCCTCCACCACCAGCCCCATcattcccaccaccaccaccattcgCAGCCTCATCAGACCTCATCTCGCTACGACATGCCCCCGCCCTCCACCCCTCACCCCCCGCCGCAGTTCAACAACAGTTTTGTCAACTTTGACCCCCAAgttccaccccctcccctccctgcaGAGCCACTCCCCCCCATCGCCACGCCCAGCAGTCATTACCAGTCCACCCCGCAGCAGCCGATTGCAACGCCCGACCATTATCACCACGATCGTGGGCGTGGTAGTAGCACTAGCAGTAGCAGCAGGGAAGATGGTGATCGTCACAGAAGTCGACATTACGACAGAGACTATGATTACGACAGAGACCATGAGAGAGACAGGGATCGTGATCGTGACAGAGAACGAGAACGGGGTCGTGATCGGGATCGGGATCGTGATAGGGATCGCAAAAGGGACAGTCGTGATAGTCGTGAGCGAGATCACAGTAGGGACAGCAAAAGGAGCCGGGATCGGGGCAGGGACAGTGACAGGTTAGATAACGGTGATAGACAACCTCCTGCCCCACCTCCTCCCGCCCCCAAACCTCTGGAAAAGGTTGTacgcccccccacccccgaacCGGAACCAGAAGAGAAGCCACGGTTCATGAGCTTGGAGTCGAGGATTCAGAGTTTGTTGATGGGAGGGGTGGTTGAGGAGGAAGACACCAGTCACTCCAGTCGATCTCAGGAACTGGCCCAGGCCACTCCCGGTACCCCCCACACCCCGTCCACCCCTTCCGACGCTCGCCTTCAACAAAACAACGACAGCTCACGCTTGGGCTTCAACGGGCGTGACACCACCTGGGCCCAGACGCCCAACACCTCGACCTTCGACACGTCCCAGCAGCAGTCGACGAGCGCGGCGCCAGCCAGCGTGAAGGAGGAAGGCAGCGGCAGTGACATGGATGTGGATGACGACGACGACCGCATGAGTCTCTCCTCCATCAGCAGCGGGGAGGAAAAACTGCAGGTGAACCCGGCGGTCAGTTCAAACCTCAACTCTTCAGGAATGGGGATGGGCCAGTACCCGCCCAACCTCAACTCCTGGCAGTACCCGCAGGCCCCAGGCTTGTTCCCCTTCAACAGCTTCGGCAACCCCTACAGCAACGCGGCGTTCCAGAACGGCCTGGTGGACCAGACAGCCCAGCTGGAGGCGGACCTGATGCAGCAGGAGGAGGAGAGTCGCCAGCAGGACCACAAGTTCGCCATCGTGCTCAACGGCTTTGTCAAGGAGCTGAAGGACGTCATGCAGAAAGACCTGTGCAAGAAGATGGTGCAGTCCTCCGCCTTCAAGGCCTTCGAGTCCTGGTGGGACGGCGAGGAGCAGAAAGTGAAG CTACCAATCAAGCCTGCAGCACCGACAGAAAAGACAGCAGAGAAACCCGCCAAGCCTTCCAAGCCGGCAGTCAGCGGCATGGAGGGAATGAGTTCCGCCATTGCGTCGCTGTTCGAGTCCCGGCACCCCTGGACCAAAGATGGCGGTCTGGAGAACTCATACGGCTTCGGGGGTTTCAGTGGTGGCGGCTTGTTGGGGATACGTGGTGGCATGCCTCGCCTCCCGTCTTTTAAG AAAAAGTTCCGTCCCCCGTCGCCCAGTGGTGAGGAGAGCAGGACtcgggaagagaaagagaagaccGAGGAAGCTGGGGATGATGCGTCAG ACCGCGATGAAGACAAGGACAAGTCGCTCAATGTATCAGCAGGCAGCAGACGCGTCATCTACAGCAGTGACAGCGACGAGGAATCCGATGACGACAAAGAGGCCTCCGCAG CTGAAGATGAGGAAGACGAAGATGAGGAAAGCGAAGAAGACAGCGATGAAGaagacgatgaagaagaagaggaatcGGGAGTGTCTGTGGCTGACTCAtccgaagaggaggaggaggaggacgaggaggaaGTAGAGGCAGAAGACAAAGAGGAGGAAGACGAACTAGGGGCAAAGAAAAAATCTCATGATGTGAAAGTCAGCGAAGATAATGAGTcgtctgaatctgaatctgaaga TGACGAGAAAGAGGAAGCAGAAGCCAAGAAGAAAGGGGAAGACAAGTCAGACTCGAGCAAGGAGGAATCGGAAGACATCGACATCGAAGCTGACAGTGATTCTGAAGACAAGGAATTGTCTTCCCCTAAATCAAGTCCCAT TGCCAAAAACAACGAGGCAAAGCCGGAAGCAAAAACATCTTCAGATTCAGCGGCCACGTCGACCAGTCCGCGCCAAGCCCTGTCGCCCATCAcggaagagaaggaggaggaggacatgGTTGTGGACAAGGACAAAGCGGCAGACAAGAAGGTGGAAGAAAAGAAATCAAAGGACGAAGAGAATGCGAATGTGGATGTGGAGGAGAGTGAAGAAGGGGAGATCACTTCAAGCACCGAACAAGACGCTGATAAATCGGCTTCGGAGGCGGAGAGAAAAGTGGATCTTCCCGAGGAGAAGGAGGAAGGTGAAATCAAGGATGacgaaaagaaagaagaggaggtggagaaaccagaagaaaaatccCAAGCACCCCCATCCCCCGTCCCGACCACCCCCACCAAGCCCAAAGGCAAAGGTCGCAGAGGCCGCAAGAAATCCGTCCAGTCTCCCCAGCCGCCAAGCGAGCTGTCAGCCGCCACGGATggcaacacagacacagaacagTCGCTGGTGTCCAAAGACGCTACAGAGGAGGAGACGTCTGAAATGGACGTCGAGGCCAAAGAAGGGGTGACAGAGAGTTCGGCGCAGGAGGAGGAAGACGCCAGACCCTACGTCAACCCCGCCATCATGGAGCACGACTACTCCGCCGCCCCCATCAAACGAAAAATTGTCCCCATGGACGACCAAGACTCCGAGCTGACGGACTCGGCGGACGAAAGTGCAATGGACCTGTACCAGGACGTGTGGATCGAGCATAATTACTGTTTACCCATTCCCAAAGACAATGTGACGCCCGTCAGCTTGGTCACTGGTAAGAAACCAGTACCGGTGTCCGACTCGTCGCCCCCCAAGACGCCAAAATCTAAAAAGAGCAAGAAAGCGGAGGCTGAGGCAGCCAAGGCCGCCGCAGAGGAATCAACGCCCGAAGCGCCAGCAAAGAAGGGCAAAGGAAAGAAGGAGGGCAAGGGTCAAGGTCACGCAAAGAAGGAGACGTTGAAGGACATCACGAACAAGGGCAGCCGAGAGTTGGCCAGTCTGATGTCTGAAGACCATGTCCCCAAGTCGCCCATCACCTTTGAGCAGCGCACGCTGCAGGAGGAGGGACAG GTGTTCTTCGACATCTACAGCAAGGGCATCGACGACGAGGACATCCGCTACCTGAAGCGGACGTACgatgaactgatgcagtcggaGGACCCCATGTTCTACTGGCTCAACGACATCCTGTGGGTCGACCATCCCTTCACCAACATCCCCGACCCACCCCGCAAACGCAGGAAGGTCGACGACTCTTATCAGAACAGAATACGCAGAACAG GCTCGGCCAGGACGGACGGTTACTTCAAACTGACGCTGGAGGAGAAGGCTCGCTACCTCATACAGGCCAGGAACGTCTACCAGGCCGCCGAGACGCTCAACGAGCAGGAAGCG GTAGAAGACACCAAGAAGAAGGCCCAGACGTCACGAGAGGTGCGCAGTGAAACGCGCAGACTTCAGTCCACCTTCTCCGAGTACCTGGACATGGGCGACCTCTTCAAGTTCAACCAGCTCAAG actcgCAAGAAGTTGCTGAGGTTTGCCAAGAGCGGTATTCACGACTGGGGTCTGTTTGCCCTGGAGCCAATCCTCGCCGACGAGATGGTCATTGAGTACGTGGGAATCTCGGTGCGGCAATCCGTGGCGGATCTACGAGAGAAGCAGTACGAGCAGTCTGGCATCGGATCCAGCTACCTGTTCCGTGTGGACCACGAGACCATCATCGATGCCACCATGCACGGCAACCTGGCACGCTTCATCAACCACAGCTGTTCT CCCAACTGCTACGCCAAGATCATCACCATGGAGTCGCAGAAGAAGATCGTCATCTACTCCAAGCGCGACATTGACGTCAATGAGGAGATCACCTACGACTACAAGTTCCCCATCGAGGACCAGAAAATCCCCTGCTTGTGTGGCACGCCCTCCTGTCGGGGCACGCTCAACtga